A genomic window from Brassica oleracea var. oleracea cultivar TO1000 chromosome C8, BOL, whole genome shotgun sequence includes:
- the LOC106310486 gene encoding origin of replication complex subunit 6 — protein sequence MDISNIARKLDLSDNNFVVRKAAEIRRLCDAQFDSSIIGVGEICKAVICLEIAASRLQVIFDRQAAVKLSGMSEKAYTRSFNSLQNVIGFKIKLNIKELAIQFGCVRIIKSVQNILSSYKERFLASLPASRRANADFTRPVFTAAAFYLCAKKQKLKVDKLRLIEVCGTSESEFSCVSTSMTDLCFDCVGVSKEKKDAKDVKGNRELLDVLPGKRRLEDGGYSSDDESSCYKRHKKMEEAKYEDWKSTVVDSIKKNPEKGAKKVIQTSLSFSKKDDTKELQVDS from the exons ATGGATATCTCCAACATAGCTAGAAAACTTGATCTCTCTGACAACAACTTTGTGGTCCGAAAAGCTGCAGAGATTCGCCGTCTCTGCGATGCTCAGTTCGATTCATCCATCATCGGCGTT GGAGAGATCTGTAAAGCTGTGATATGTCTCGAAATCGCAGCGTCTCG GTTGCAGGTTATTTTCGACAGACAAGCGGCGGTTAAGTTGAGTGGCATGTCGGAAAAGGCGTACACCAGATCATTCAATAGCCTCCAAAACGTTATTGGGTTCAA GATTAAGCTCAATATTAAAGAATTGGCGATTCAATTTGGCTGCGTTAGGATAATCAAATCCGTGCAAAACATACTATCTTC TTATAAGGAGAGGTTTCTTGCATCACTACCAGCATCAAGACGGGCTAATGCTGACTTCACTAGACCTGTATTTACCGCTGCTGCTTTCTATCTTTGTGCTAAAAAGCAGAAG CTCAAGGTTGATAAGCTTAGGCTGATCGAGGTTTGTGGAACATCAGAATCTGAGTTCTCTTGT GTCTCGACCTCCATGACAGATCTTTGCTTTGACTGTGTTGGGGTCTCCAAGGAAAAGAAAGATGCAAAAGACGTTAAAGGGAACCGAG AGTTGCTTGATGTGTTACCTGGAAAGAGGAGATTAGAAGATGGTGGATATTCATCTGATGATGAG TCTTCTTGTTACAAAAGACACAAGAAGATGGAGGAGGCTAAGTACGAAGATTGGAAATCAACAGTTGTTGATTCCATCAAGAAGAATCCAGAGAAAG GAGCTAAGAAAGTTATACAGACCAGTCTCAGTTTCTCAAAGAAGGATGATACAAAAGAGTTGCAAGTTGATTCATAG
- the LOC106311797 gene encoding cullin-3A-like, whose translation MSNQKKRNFQIEAFKHRVVVDPKYADKTWQILERAIHQIYNQDASGLSFEELYRNAYNMVLHKFGEKLYTGFIATMTGHLKEKARLIEAAQGGAFLEELNKKWNEHNKALEMIRDILMYMDRTYIESTKKPHVHPMGLSLWRDNVVHSPKIHTRLLNTLLDLVYKERTGEVIDRGLVRNVTKMFMDLGESVYQDDFEKPFLEASSEFYKVESQEFIESCDCGDYLKKAEKRLTEEIDRVGHYLDAKSEDKITSVVEREMIANHMQRLVHMENSGLVNMLLNDKYEDLGRMYSLFRRVTNGLATVRDVMTLHLREMGKQLVTDPEKSKDPVEFVQRLLDERDKYDKIISTAFGNDKTFQNASNSSFEYFINLNTRSPEFISLFVDDKLRKGLKGIADVDVEVILDKVMMLFRYLQEKDVFEKYYKQHLAKRLLSGKTVSDDAEKSLIVKLKTECGYQFTSKLEGMFTDMKTSEDTMRGFYGSHPELSEGPTLTVQVLTTGSWPTQPAVPCNLPAEVSVLCEKFRSYYLGTHTGRRLSWQTNMGTADIKAVFGKGQKHELNVSTFQMCVLMLFNNSDRLSYKEIEQATEIPAPELKRCLQSLACVKGKNVIKKEPMSKDIGEDDLFVVNDKFTSKFYKVKIGTVVAQKETEPEKQETRQRVEEDRKPQIEAAIVRIMKSRKILDHNNIIAEVTKQLQPRFLANPTEIKKRIESLIERDFLERDNTDRKLYRYLA comes from the exons ATGAGCAATCAGAAGAAGAGAAATTTCCAGATTGAGGCGTTCAAGCACCGCGTCGTCGTGGATCCCAAGTACGCCGATAAAACCTGGCAGATTCTCGAGCGCGCGATCCACCAGATTTACAATCAAGACGCTAGCGGTCTCAGCTTCGAGGAGCTTTACAG AAACGCGTACAACATGGTTCTCCACAAGTTCGGCGAGAAGCTCTACACGGGGTTCATCGCCACCATGACTGGTCATCTCAAGGAGAAGGCGAGGCTCATCGAGGCGGCTCAGGGAGGGGCGTTTCTTGAGGAGCTCAACAAGAAGTGGAACGAGCACAACAAGGCGTTGGAGATGATACGTGACATCCTCATGTATATGGATAGAACTTACATCGAGAGCACCAAGAAGCCTCATGTTCATCCCATGGGGCTTAGTTTGTGGAGGGACAACGTTGTGCATTCCCCTAAGATACACACGAGGCTTCTCAACACGCTTCTTGATCTTGTTTACAAGGAGCGCACCGGCGAGGTTATTGACAGGGGGTTGGTGAGGAATGTGACTAAGATGTTTATGGACTTGGGTGAGTCTGTGTATCAGGATGATTTTGAGAAGCCGTTTCTGGAGGCTTCTTCTGAGTTTTACAAGGTGGAGTCTCAGGAGTTTATTGAGTCTTGTGATTGTGGGGATTATTTGAAGAAAGCTGAGAAGCGTCTGACTGAGGAGATAGATAGGGTGGGACACTACTTGGATGCTAAGAGTGAAGACAAGATTACTAGTGTGGTTGAGAGAGAGATGATTGCTAACCACATGCAGAGGCTGGTTCACATGGAGAATTCAGGTCTTGTTAATATGCTGTTGAATGACAAGTATGAGGATTTGGGTAGGATGTACAGCTTGTTCCGCAGGGTGACCAATGGTCTTGCTACTGTCAGAGATGTTATGACCTTGCATCTAAGGGAGATGGGGAAGCAGCTGGTTACTGATCCGGAGAAGTCAAAGGATCCGGTGGAGTTCGTGCAGCGGTTATTGGATGAGAGGGATAAGTATGATAAGATCATCAGCACTGCGTTTGGCAATGATAAAACGTTTCAGAACGCGTCGAACTCTTCGTTCGAGTATTTCATCAACTTGAATACTCGTTCTCCTGAGTTCATCTCCTTGTTCGTTGATGACAAGCTAAGGAAAGGGCTCAAGGGTATCGCAGATGTGGATGTGGAGGTCATCCTTGATAAAGTTATGATGCTGTTCCGCTACTTGCAAGAGAAAGACGTGTTTGAGAAGTACTACAAGCAGCATTTGGCTAAAAGGCTTCTCTCTGGAAAAACAGTGTCGGATGACGCAGAGAAAAGTCTGATAGTGAAACTGAAGACTGAATGTGGCTATCAGTTCACTTCAAAGTTAGAAGGCATGTTCACTGACATGAAGACTTCAGAGGACACAATGCGAGGGTTTTACGGCAGCCACCCTGAACTTTCAGAAGGACCAACACTTACCGTTCAGGTTCTTACAACTGGTTCTTGGCCCACACAGCCTGCAGTACCTTGTAATCTACCAGCTGAAGTTTCGGTTCTCTGTGAGAAGTTCCGTTCTTATTACCTTGGAACCCATACCGGTAGAAGATTGTCATGGCAGACTAACATGGGCACAGCCGACATCAAAGCCGTATTTGGAAAAGGTCAGAAACACGAACTGAACGTGTCTACTTTCCAGATGTGTGTCCTCATGCTGTTCAACAACTCGGATCGACTCAGCTACAAGGAGATCGAACAGGCTACTGAGATCCCAGCACCAGAGCTTAAACGTTGCTTGCAGTCGCTTGCGTGTGTGAAAGGCAAAAACGTGATAAAGAAAGAACCCATGAGCAAAGACATAGGAGAGGATGATTTGTTTGTTGTGAACGACAAGTTCACAAGCAAGTTTTACAAAGTGAAGATTGGAACGGTGGTGGCGCAGAAGGAGACAGAACCGGAGAAGCAAGAGACGAGACAGAGAGTAGAGGAAGACAGGAAGCCTCAGATTGAAGCAGCGATTGTGAGGATCATGAAGTCGAGGAAGATACTGGACCACAACAACATAATAGCGGAAGTGACGAAACAGTTGCAGCCACGGTTCCTGGCTAACCCGACGGAGATAAAGAAGAGGATCGAGTCGCTCATTGAACGTGATTTCTTGGAAAGGGATAATACGGACCGGAAACTTTACCGCTATTTAGCTTGA